The DNA sequence GGTTACCTTTATAGTACATGATTTTTGGAACATGCCGGATCCTCAGCATCGAATAGAAGGGATACACTTTATGAAAAATATGGCCATCATTGGAGGTTTGATGATGGTTTTTGCCAATGGCGTAGGGAAATACAGTATTAAGCGTCTGTTTGCTACCTCCAGGGTTAGAAACGTCTAAGCATAGTTGAGTTGCGTTGTGATCAAAATGAAAACGCGGGTTAATAAAAAGACATCTTTTTTCTTAGCTAACTCGTTTATAGGGTAAGCTTTAATTAGTGACGGAATAAGTTGTTTCCGTCAAATTACTTATGATCCCATGGACCAGCAATTCCTCCAACAGCTTTACCAACTTCATGCTTCTACTTCGCGGGTGCCTTCTTCCGAAGCGGTATGTACTTGGTTGGACAATTTATTGGGCCTCCTCTTTCCAGAGTTGGCTAAACAGCGGTTTCCGTCGCAACGGACTTTTGAACATGAGTTTTCTATCGTAAGGCACCGCCTGTTCGGTATTCTTGAGATTTTAGAAGAAGATTTGGTGTCTCCCCCAACCGAAATTGAGGAAGCATTTATGGAAGTGCTCCCACATGTGCATCGTCTCTTAGAGGCTGATGCGCAGGCCATTTTGGCGGGCGACCCTGCAGCAAATAGCCTGAGAGAAGTAATTCGAACTTACCCCGGCTTTTACGCGATAGCAGTGTATCGGTTGGCCCACGAGTTTTTTCAATTAGGGGTGCCACTGATTCCGCGGATACTCTCCGAACACGCTCACACCCTCACTGGGGTAGATATCCATCCTTCCGCAAAAATTGGGGAGCGGTTTTGTATTGACCATGGTACCGGCATCGTCATTGGTGAAACCGTAGATATTGGGAGAGATGTAAAGATTTACCAAGGCGTAACCCTGGGCGCATTGAGTGTGAAAAAAGACCTGGCCAAGACCAAGCGTCATCCCACCATTTGTGACAATGTCGTGATCTACGCCGGCGCAACCATTCTGGGCGGAGATACGGTGATTGGGGAAGGAGCTGTCATTGGAGGCAATACCTGGATTGTCAAAAGCGTAGCTCCTGGAGACCGGGTCTACTACCGCGAATAAAAACGAGATAGAGGTGACGGTTTTTAGCGCTTTCTTGACAGGCTAAATTGCTACTTGTAAAGTGCACTTAGCCAGGTTGCGCGGGCTTCAGTCCGCACTTGTAGTACGGAGAGAACTCGTTGCGGGCTAAAGCCACGCGCAACCTAATTTACTGCCAGATTGAACAGCAATATGCTTAATTCCCATTCACGCGATTACGTTCGGTATCTGAAGAGGATTCCCGCTTCTCGCGACCTTTTAGGCTTTGGTTACCAAAGTTATAGGTAATACGTGTGTTGAAAACAGGAGCCTCCCAGCTGCTGGTCAAATCGAAGTTGAGGTTGGCGTAATCTACTCTGCCTTCAAAAAACTTTTGAACGATACCGTCTACACTCAACTGAACGCGTAGTTTATTGTCAAAGAATTTTTTCTGGATACCCGCGTCTAAACCATAGAAAGTTTCATGACGTATGATCCCATCCAAGCCTGATCCTTGTATCCAGCCAGTAGCTTCCAATTTCCAGTCTCTGGGTAGACTGACGTTGACTTGTAGGAAAGCATTGGTTGTCCACTGGTTTTGGAGGTATTCTGCGTTGAGATATTCTGCTTGATAATCGTGGTAAAAAAGCATGAATCCGCCGTATCCAGAAATCGGTTTAGCGATGAAATCAAGCGGGAAAAATAAACTTCCGCCGTAGCGAATATATTTGTCCAGATTGATATCGGTTTGAAAAGCTTCCCCTGTTTCGTCGTTTTGTTCGATAACTTCGGTGAGCACATTCTTGGTGTAGTCGTACGATAAGTTAAAGAAAGGCTGCTTTTCGTAGGTTAAGGAGAATTGCCCGGTATGGGTAAGTTCTGGTACTAAGAACGGATTGCCCCTGGAGTAAGTTAGTGGATCGAGGTAGCTAATAAAAGGGTTAAGGTCGAAATAACCAGGCCGCTCAATACGGTAGCTATAGGAAATACTGGTACCCAATGGGCCAATAAATGGCGTCGTTAAGCTGATGCTAGGAAAGAATTTAGCAATGTTCAGGTTGATTGTGCTGTCGAGCGTAGCACTGTAGCCGGTAGCTTGAGAATCCTCGTAGCGTAAGCCAATATTCGCATCGTATTCTCCTTTGGTATAAGAAAGATTGATGTAAGCAGCATAGATATCTTCCTCGTAGTTGAATTTATTGGATAATAGGGCATCGTTTACCCACTCGTCATTAAGTCTTACGGTGGCGATCAATTCATTATCCAGGCGGGTAGCACTCAGTTTAGCACCCGCTTCAAAACGCATTTGCTCATTAAGAGGAAGTTTGTAGTCGAGCTGAGTGGCATAGATGCGGGTGCTGGCAGGGGTTTGATTCTGACGATCATCGAAGTTTTCACCTGTAGTCATTAGCATATCTGTCACCTCCCGGCGGTAATCAGCGAGATTGATGTCAAAGTTGAGTTCTTGACCAATGGTATCTATTTGCCAGCGGTAGAAGGCATCACTGGTGTAGGAGCGCCAATAACGATCCTGCATGTTGCGCGTCGTGAATTTATCCAACTCATTACCCTCATTACTGAAGATAATCGTACTGTTTTCGCTGGTGCGATCATTGTCACTCCGATAGGAATTGACAGAGATACCCACCCGATGGTTGGCGTTGATGTCGTAATCTGCGCCCATATTCAGGTAGAGGGAGTGTGGGTTGCCCGGTTCGTAATTGTTTTGCACGTAAGTGCGGTCTTCGAGGATACGGGTAAGGTCGAGACGCTCAATCCAGGTACGGTTATTGTAGCCAGTAGCGAAAGTAAGGTTCCAGGGGCCAGTACGGTGATTGAGGTTGGTGCCGATCTGGTATTTAGCGAGCTCACCGTAACCAAAACCAGCGGTTACACTCCCGTTTGTTCCGTAAAGGGCATTTTTCTTGAGGATAATGTTGATAATACCGCCAGTTCCTTCTGCATCGTAGGCTGCACCGGGTTGGGTGATCACTTCGATTTTTGCAATATTGTTGGCGGGCATCTCGTTGAGGACCGATTGAATATCCATGTACTTTGTAGGGCGCCCATCGATAAGAATGGTGACCCCACTGCGTCCTGCCATTGAAACACGATCATTGACCACAACCAGGCCGGGAACCTTCTTCAATAGATCAGTAACACTACCACCTTGCCCTGTAATGTTTTGGTCAACATTTACAACAAGTTTACCTGCTTGTTGCTCCAGCAGGGGCTTTCTCGCAACAACTTCTACGGCATCAAGTACAGTAGCCATGACTTCCATCGTGATGACCGGCAAAACCTTACGTTCCTTGTTCGCCAAGGGGAAAGAAGTGGTAAAGTAGTCATTATAGCCAATGCCAGTAATTTTTACCAAATATTCGCCTTCTTCGAGTGCGCGAAATTCATAACTTCCATTTTCCTCAGAAAGCTCCATCTTTACGAGGGTAGAATCGGAGGCGTTGAGTAGCAGAACGTTGACAAATTCTGCCGCTTTTCCGTCTTGGTTAAGGATTTGTCCACTAACATTACCAGATTGGGCAAAGAGGGAAAAGCTAAAAAGGCTTGTGACGAATAGGCCACAAAGTCGAGTATAATACATCATAACAGTCGGTTTTCAATCAGAATTATTAAGTGTCAGGTAAACTATTTAGTAGGTCCGGGCGTCAATGAATACATAACAAAGATGCGACCAAGGTTCACCGACCACTATTAATTCCGCCGAAAGGAGGAAAAAAATGGATGAATGGTTATTCTGAACCTTGATTTTGGTTGTTTAAATGCACAGTACTACTCTAGCGAGTAGGTGACTGAGTGCAAAGACAAAGGCACTTTATATTTGGTTGCAACGGATAATAATATTACCCCGAAGGGATTCGCGGGTTCAAAAAAGCTACTCCTTTTATGGCGAAAATTATTGATTTAATAGGTAAGACTCCTTTGGTAGAGATCACCTCGATTATTCAAAAACCGGGTGTACGGGTGTTTGGAAAACTTGAAGGGCAAAACCCTGGAGGGAGTGTTAAGGATCGTGCGGCCTACGGAATGATCAAGGGGGCACTCGATCGCGGAGAGCTCCGTGATGGGATGCGTTTGGTAGAAGCTACGAGTGGAAATACGGGGATTGCTTTGGCCATGATTGCCCGGGTATTTGGTATTCCCATTACCTTGGTTATGCCCGAAAACTCTACCGTTGAGCGGGTACAAACGATGGAGGCTTATGGTGCTCAAGTGATCCTGACCCCCGCGGAAAAGACAATAGAATACAGCCGTGAATATGCGGAAGAACTGGCGCAAGGGAGTGATTATCTGATGCTTAATCAATTTGCTAACAACGATAATTGGCGCGCGCACTACCATTCGACAGGGCCCGAAATTTGGCGCGACACGGCAGGCCAAGTCACTCATTTTGTCAGTAGTATGGGCACTACGGGAACCATCATGGGAACCTCCCGCTATTTGAAAGAGCAAGATTCCAATATCAAGATTGTGGGCGTACAACCAACGGAAGGTTCGAGTATTCCGGGTATACGCCGCTGGTCACCGGAGTTTCTGCCTGCTATTTACGAGCCAGAACGGGTAGATCAAATCATTGATGTAAGCGAGGAAGAGGCCCAGTTGACGATGAGACGTCTGGCACAAGAAGAAGCTATCTTTGGGGGTATGAGTAGTGGGGGAGCAGTAGCCGCCGCGGCAAAGTTGGCCGAGACCTTGGAAGAAGGCCTGATTGTATGCATTGTGTGTGATCGAGGAGATCGGTACCTGTCGAGTGGGATTTTTGCTTAAGGAGAGGAAGAGTGGAGGAGAGAAGTTGGCAGACGACCCGCTTGTGGGAGGGTCCCACCCATCTGTCCGATCCGCCAAACCGCCCCTTGGTCAAACGACCGTTAAGGGCGTGCGCTATCATCTGCTTCTTTACCAGAAACAGCCAGCATACGCAAAATAAAACCTTCGATTATCCCTGTTGACAGCAGGGGTGTTGACCTCTGATTGGTACAGATAGTTGTCATATTACCTGTAACTGGGGTAAAGATACTGAAAATAAAACCCAATTAAAAGCAATAGTGTTTTTTATTTGAATAAGCCTCTTTTTTGTTCTACTTGATAAGGTACTTCAACCCCGGTGCCCATTCCACAATTTGCTTGATGAGTTTTTTTAGATTGCTGAGCTTTTGCTCCTCTGCACTGTATCTGGCCGTGAGCGACTGGATGGTTTCCGCAAATTCTTCTTTTTTGAGGTGGCCTTCTTTGAGTTGGGCCAAGCCGATAAACAAAGGAATAGTGGCCTGATAGTTGGCGTTGTTTTCGTACTTTTTATCCCTTTGCAGTAATCGATATTTGTGTTCCGTTTTTAAAACCTTATCGTACTTTTCCTGCTGCAGCAACGATTCCAGATAAACGGAAAAGAATAAATGCCAGCGGTATCTCAGCACTTCTTTGGCGTAGGCCCGAAGGAAAATATTGCCGTAGCTTTCTGCATTTTGGTAGAGACCATTTTTGTTGAGTGCTTCCATATAGAAAGCTACGAAGCCAATACGATTGTGAAAATTGGTGGTTTTTTTTACCGCTGGAGCTGCCTTTTTCATGAGTTCCAGGGCTTCTTCGTTGCGTTTTAAACGCAAAAGTACAGCGCACAAGTTATTGACATACAGTGGGTAGTCGTGGTTTTGGGCACGAATACTCAGGTAGCCAAAGTAAACTGCTTGATCATACTCTCGGTAGTGGGAGTGGAGCATGAGTTGGGTGTTGTAATAATTGAGTAAGTGTCGCCGCGAGTAGTAAGTACCCGATAGGAATTGTTGTTCCAGATAGGCGAATTTTTCTCTTAATAAGTCATACTTACGATAATTGTAGCACAGAAAGGTCAGGCGCAAAAGGGCCAGATACCGCAAGTGCCAATCCAATTGTTCGTTGTGAAAAACTTCCGTTAGCCATTTTTCCCATTGTCGCGATTCCGCTTGCTGGCCATCGTATTGTCCAACGATGTCCAAGGTGGCTTGGTGGAGCTGCTCGTGTACTTCTTTGGCCAATTGGTAGGCTTCCCGGTGGCGTTGGAGGTAGTCATCGACCAGTTGATGGTCGTGGTAACGGAGCCTGATGAGTAAGAACTGACGGTAGTGCTCGGCCAATTCATAAAAGGTATTGAAGTAAACAGGCTGCTGGTCGGAGCGAATCAGTTTGAGCAAGCGTTTCTCTTGCTCAATGAGGATGCAGTCCGTAAGGATTTGTTGCTCGGTCGTGAGCATCCACTTCAACTGTTCGTCAATGTCGGTGCTGCGTAAGCGGTCTTCTATCCAGTTTTGGAGGTGATTGTATTTTCTTTTATCAATGCTCAGATCGTATTCCGTGAATTGGTCGATGTGGTGAGCATTGTGATCAATACGGTGCAAAATCAGCAGACGTTCTTCGTCTTCAAAGCGTTGCACAGAGAGCAGGTACTGTGTCTCGTGAGGCAGCAACGTGTTGGTAAAGGCCGTGAATTTGCTGAGTTTGCTCCGCATGAAAATGGTTTATATTCTTACGCCACCATCGACACTGTAGGTAGCTCCGGTGATAAAGGACGCTTCTTCTGAAGCTAGAAAAGCATAGAGATTTGCAACTTCTGCTGGTGTACCAAGGCGGTTGAGAGGGGTCTTCGCCCGAAACCCGTCGAGGATATTTTCAGGGATCGTGTTGACCATTTCGGTAGCAATGAAGCCAGGTGCTACGGCATTGACCGTCACGCCGCGACGCCCAAATTCACGTGCCCATACCTTGGTCAGGCCAATGACTGCCGCTTTGGTGGCTACATAATTGCTTTGCCCAAAATTGCCTTGGATACCCACTACTGAAGACGCGTTGACTATACGTCCGTAAGCAGCTTCTTTCATGTAGGGGTAGACGGCCTGCGTGCAATTGAATACGCCAGTGAGGTTGACATCTAAAACCTGCTGCCACTGCTCAGGCGTTGTTTTTTGCAAAGTAGCATCTCTGGTAATGCCTGCGTTGTTGATCAGAATATCGATTCGTCCAAAGGTTTCGTAGACCGCCTTCGCAGTCGCTTCAACAGCTTGGGCGTCGACGGTGTTGACTTGAAAAAAACGTACGCTATGCCCTTCTTTTTGTAAAGATTCAGCGAAAGCTTGTCCTTTTTCGGCATTGATATCC is a window from the Lewinella sp. LCG006 genome containing:
- the fabG gene encoding 3-oxoacyl-ACP reductase FabG — protein: MRLQDRVAIITGGAQGIGKATTLKFVEEGAKVAIWDINAEKGQAFAESLQKEGHSVRFFQVNTVDAQAVEATAKAVYETFGRIDILINNAGITRDATLQKTTPEQWQQVLDVNLTGVFNCTQAVYPYMKEAAYGRIVNASSVVGIQGNFGQSNYVATKAAVIGLTKVWAREFGRRGVTVNAVAPGFIATEMVNTIPENILDGFRAKTPLNRLGTPAEVANLYAFLASEEASFITGATYSVDGGVRI
- a CDS encoding outer membrane beta-barrel protein, yielding MMYYTRLCGLFVTSLFSFSLFAQSGNVSGQILNQDGKAAEFVNVLLLNASDSTLVKMELSEENGSYEFRALEEGEYLVKITGIGYNDYFTTSFPLANKERKVLPVITMEVMATVLDAVEVVARKPLLEQQAGKLVVNVDQNITGQGGSVTDLLKKVPGLVVVNDRVSMAGRSGVTILIDGRPTKYMDIQSVLNEMPANNIAKIEVITQPGAAYDAEGTGGIINIILKKNALYGTNGSVTAGFGYGELAKYQIGTNLNHRTGPWNLTFATGYNNRTWIERLDLTRILEDRTYVQNNYEPGNPHSLYLNMGADYDINANHRVGISVNSYRSDNDRTSENSTIIFSNEGNELDKFTTRNMQDRYWRSYTSDAFYRWQIDTIGQELNFDINLADYRREVTDMLMTTGENFDDRQNQTPASTRIYATQLDYKLPLNEQMRFEAGAKLSATRLDNELIATVRLNDEWVNDALLSNKFNYEEDIYAAYINLSYTKGEYDANIGLRYEDSQATGYSATLDSTINLNIAKFFPSISLTTPFIGPLGTSISYSYRIERPGYFDLNPFISYLDPLTYSRGNPFLVPELTHTGQFSLTYEKQPFFNLSYDYTKNVLTEVIEQNDETGEAFQTDINLDKYIRYGGSLFFPLDFIAKPISGYGGFMLFYHDYQAEYLNAEYLQNQWTTNAFLQVNVSLPRDWKLEATGWIQGSGLDGIIRHETFYGLDAGIQKKFFDNKLRVQLSVDGIVQKFFEGRVDYANLNFDLTSSWEAPVFNTRITYNFGNQSLKGREKRESSSDTERNRVNGN
- the cysM gene encoding cysteine synthase CysM, with translation MAKIIDLIGKTPLVEITSIIQKPGVRVFGKLEGQNPGGSVKDRAAYGMIKGALDRGELRDGMRLVEATSGNTGIALAMIARVFGIPITLVMPENSTVERVQTMEAYGAQVILTPAEKTIEYSREYAEELAQGSDYLMLNQFANNDNWRAHYHSTGPEIWRDTAGQVTHFVSSMGTTGTIMGTSRYLKEQDSNIKIVGVQPTEGSSIPGIRRWSPEFLPAIYEPERVDQIIDVSEEEAQLTMRRLAQEEAIFGGMSSGGAVAAAAKLAETLEEGLIVCIVCDRGDRYLSSGIFA
- a CDS encoding serine O-acetyltransferase, coding for MDQQFLQQLYQLHASTSRVPSSEAVCTWLDNLLGLLFPELAKQRFPSQRTFEHEFSIVRHRLFGILEILEEDLVSPPTEIEEAFMEVLPHVHRLLEADAQAILAGDPAANSLREVIRTYPGFYAIAVYRLAHEFFQLGVPLIPRILSEHAHTLTGVDIHPSAKIGERFCIDHGTGIVIGETVDIGRDVKIYQGVTLGALSVKKDLAKTKRHPTICDNVVIYAGATILGGDTVIGEGAVIGGNTWIVKSVAPGDRVYYRE